Part of the Deltaproteobacteria bacterium genome, CATTTGACCTCAGGCCCCCTGCCGATTGTCAATCCGGAAACCCGTTTTTCGGCTCGGCTGTCAGATCAAGGCCGGCAGATTCTATTAAAGGACCTTTGGTTGAAAACAGCAAATTGGGGCCTTTTATCGGGCAGTCTGGACATCGAACCCTTCAAGGGGCCGATCCCCTCCGGGAAAATCCGGCTGGAAGGATTCCCCTTGCTTCAATTTCTGAAAATTTTTTCCCCTGAAGCCGCTTTACCCTTTTCACGGGAAATCCCCTGTCAAGGAACCCTGGCCTGGTCCCAGGAAGCTGCCGGCTCTCCGGGCATCTTTCAGCTTTCCCTGATCCCAGCCCCTTTTTCCTTTCAGATCCCGGACACAGACTTTGAGGGGGAAGACCTGAAGACTCAAATAGACGTCCAGGGGAAATGGCTGCCTGAGGACCAGACAGTGCAGGGTGTTTTAAACCAACATCTTTCCGGAGGGAGCCTCTTCCGGCCCCCCTGGTTGTTTAATTTTGATCAAAGTCGGCTCACGGCCCGAATGGAGGGATCCCTTAAGATAGGCCATCAGGCCCCTTCCCTTACCGGGTCCCTGAATCTCGAATACGATCCCCTGGGAACGGTTATTGTATCCGGAGAATGGCCCATTGGTTCTCGCTCCCGTTCCTTTTCAGGATCTATGGAAATAAAAAACCTGCCCCTTGAAAAAGGCTATCCCTTATTAGTTGGCGGTCCTTTTTCATACGACTATCCATTCTTGAAAAGGCTTTCTCCCCAAGGCCTTCTAACCGCCTATCTTTTTGCATCAAAAAAAAACGAGGCTTATGAATTGAGGGGCCGCCTGACCGGTTCCGGAATCGACCTGGACTCCCGGGAACCTTTTTTTTCCATTGAGGACCTGCATTTTGATCTCCCTTTTCATCTCACCTCACCGGAGATTGACCCTGGTAAACGGGTATATGCCGACCCGGGTTTCATCCAGGTCGGAAGCCTTAAAGGTCCGGACCTGACAGCGAATAAACTTTTATTCCCGGTCCTGGTCAGGACCAATCAGTTTGAGCTGCCCGACCGGATCCAGGTCCCGCTCTATGGGGGATGGTTATCCCTGAATGCCTTTAAGCTCCTCAATCCCTTGGGAGATTTAAAGATTGAAACCGCCCTGTCTTTGAAGGATATGGATCTGATTCAAATGTTTAAAGGTCCGGCTATCCCCGGCCGACTGAATGGCCATTGGGATCCGATCCGGATAGATAAAGAGAAGGCCCAAATCGAGGGAACTTTAACAGCGGATATCTTTGAGGGTATGGTGGAGGGGGGGAATTGGACCATCCTCCATCCTTTCTCCCAAGAAAGGGTTATCCAAGGAGATCTTTTTTTTAACCATCTCAACTTGGAGGCCATTACCCGCCAGTTTTCCTTTGGGAAAATTACCGGCTTTGTTCAAGGTCAAATGACGGCCCTTTCCCTCCGGAACAACCAGCCTGAACAATTTAATCTGGTAATCAGGACCCAGGAAATCCCCGGCGTCCCCAAAAGAATTCATATTAAAGCGATTGAGAACATCAGCCTTCTGGGAACGGGTTGGGGGGAATTGGATGTATTGCGCCAGGGCATAAATCGCTGGATCAACGAATATGAATACCGGGAAATTGGCCTGGTCTGCACCTTAAAAGAGGACCGTTTCCGTCTTCACGGGGCGATTATCGAAGAAGGCCTGGAATATTTAGTCCGCCGGCCAGGCTGGTTCGGGATCGATATCATCAATAAAAACCCCGAGAATGAAATCAGTTTTTCTGATATAATGGACCGTATCCATAGAATTGGAAGGAAAGCTCAGGAGGAAACCGGAGATGAAAAAAAATAGAATGCGTTTAATCATCCCCTTGTGGATTCTAAGTATTGTTATGGCCTGCGTGACCGTCAATGTCTATTTCCCGGCCAAAGAGGTTGAAAAAAAGGCCGGGGATATTGTGGACGAGATTCGAAAGAAGGAACCTTCACCCCCAACAGCGCCGTCAGGACCTCAAAGTTCATTAGGCCGCCTTTACACCTTGATCATCCAGGATGGAACGGCCTATGCCCAGAAGGAGGCCGAGGTTTCCAGTCCGGCCATCCAGGGTCTGAAGAACCAGATCAGAGGCCGGTTTTCCCGTCTGATCCCCTTCTTTCAGAAAGGGGCCATCGGCGAGGCGAAGAATGGGCTGGTAGAGATCCGCGACACCGGAAAGCTATCGGCTCAGGAAAAAAATGACCTGAAACCCCTGGTGGAGGTTGAAAATCGGGACCGTCGGGCCTTGTATCAGGAGGTGGCCCGGTCGATGAATATCCCTTCCGACCAGATCGGAAAGGTCCAACATATCTTCGCTGAAAAGTGGCAGAAATCTTCCGATCGCGGCTGGTGGATTCAGAAGGAGGATGGCCAGTGGGTCCAGAAATAGAAAGGCATGGGGCAAAAATATTTGAAATCTCTCTGTTGCAAGTTGCAGGTTCCGGGTTGCGGGTTGAGAAAAAATAAATTTCCTCTAATAACTCGTAACGCGTAACTCGATAGTATAGGAAATTCCTTTTTGGACGCAGATCGAAGCAGATTGCCAAGATTTTGAATATAAAGAATGATGAAGTCGTAAAAAGTCGGAACTTGTCTCTTTTCGTCATTCCCGCGAAGGCTGGAATCCAGTTCTTTTAAGTGGTTACGGTTAGCCTGGATTCCCGCCTTCGCGGGAATGACAAGTTTTTACGTGACCATCAAGAATAGTTATCTGCGGGTATCGGCGAAAATCTGCGTCCTAATTTATAACAGTGAACTGAATTACCCGATTGGTCAGGCCTTTAAATCAAGGGCCTGAATCAAAGCGTGGACAAAATTTAAGAGAAAAGTTTCCTGGGCCGGTGTGGCGTACTGGACGCAGTCGCAACGAAGCCGCCTGCGGCCCCGGACCAGATATTCGAATTTCAAGAAGTCCTTTCCCACCTCAATAGCCAGGTAATGGGGACCACAGGCCCGGTGTTCCCATTGCAGCTCGGTGAGCAGGTTTTCCGGGACTTCCAACCAAAAGATTTTCTCCAGACCGGAAGAGACGGCCTTTTCTTTTAAGTAAGATTCTATACCCTCCAGTTGGGAGCGGGGAATTTCATCCACCAAAAACTGGCGCATCAGGCCTGACCTTTCTCGGACTTTCTGGCCACGGAAAAGGCATCCCAGACGGCATAGGCCCAGACGACCATCAAGACCAATACCAGGATCAGGAGTAAGGTTTTATCCTGCCGGGACAGGGCCTGAGCCACAACGGCAAAGGGGTGGGGATTTTTTTCAAAGGTTTCAACGGGCAAGGCCAAAAAGGCTTTATTGAGATCATAGAGTATTTTTATAATCAGGGCCAGAAACAGAATAGCATCGGCGGCCATGAGAAGGCCGGCTTTAAGGAACTGCCGGTTTAAAACTTGGCCGAGACCGGGTAATATAAAAGCCGACAGGATGGGTGCCAGGATGGTTCGTTTCATGATTTTTTTCTTTGACAGGATTTACAGGATCTTCGAGATCATTTCCATTATAAAATCAAACAGCCGGAAAGGCAAGGGCTGTTTAAAATCATAAAAAAACAAGTTGTCTTATGCTGATGGCCTGGGATAAAGGAGGCCGGCATTTGGCAAAAAGAATCTTAATAGATAGATGAAAGGATACCGGAATGTTTTTAGAATTGGTTGAGATGATCCAGCCCGGGGGTGAAAACGGGAATAACAACATTTTTCGTTTGAATCTGCCTTCAGGAAGGGAAATTTTCGGGCTGGCCACGGAAAATAATTATGGCGGGGAATGGGATCTTGGTCCTACCTGGAACTATATCGTCGGTCCGGAGAAGCCTTTTTTGGTGGATACGGGGAAAAGCGGCATGGGCCTCAGACTCTTGGAGATGATGGCCCAAATCGGTATCCAGGGAAAGGCACTTGATTTTGTCCTCATCAGTCACGGCCACGAAGACCATGACGGCGGATTGGTGGAATTGGTGGCCGCCACCGGCATCCCGGTCAAGGCCCATTCCATCTATGAGAAGCTGATTCGGAACTATCCCGAAAAGGCCCCCTTTCCTTTTAAAGAATCCTTCTCTGCCTCCTGCTGGCATTGTTTTATGCCCGAATCCTTTACCCAGGTCCATTGCCGCGGTTATCACCAGGAAAGACACGCCCTGGCGGTTGAAAGTTTCGACCGGTTCCCTTTTTCCCTCGACAAAGACATCTTGATTCATCATCTGCCCGGCCACACCCCCGATTCCCTGGCCGTTCAAATCGGCGAGGAAGCCCTGATTGTCGGAGACATCCTCCTGCCGGAAATAACCCCCCACCCCACCCAGGAAAAATTCCATGAGCTCACGGAATCCCTGCTGCCCGCCCACTATACCCGGGGAGCACTTATTTATGGTTTACGGGCTTATCTGGAATCATTAAAACGTCTGAAGGAAATAGCGCTCCGATTCCCCCAAATAATCGTCCTGCCGGGCCATCGTCTGTACAACAGAGACCGCTGGAATACAATTGATCTGAAAACACGGATCGATGAAGTGATCGAGCATCATGTCCAAAGATGTGGGGCCATAGTCACCATCCTTCAAAAAGGGCCCAAAACGGCCGAAGAGGTGGCCCGGGAACATTTCGATCCCCAGTTGCTCAAAGGGTTCGGGATCAAGATGGCCGAGAATGAAATCTTAAGCCATACCGAGCTGCTCCAGTTCAGTAACGATATCCTCCTTCAGGAGGATGGGACCTTTGTGGGTCTTGGCACCACCCATTTTGAATCTTTGATCCGAAAATTAATAGGTAAAAAACGACCGGGCTCAAAGGGAAAATCGAGCATCCCAAAACCTAAAACACAAGGGTAAGCACCCAGTCGCTGATTGTCGAGATCAAGGGATGCCTGCGGGATGATGCCAAAGAAAAGAAAAATACCATGGAGACCTATTGAGTACCCGGTGTGAACAACCTGGTCACCTATGGCCGCTGGGCCTTTGCCGAGTTCACCGAAGTCTACCAGATCGAGACCGATTTCGCCGCGAAGGTCGAATCAGAATTCAAAAAGATGATCGAAGGAATAGTGAAGAGTGAAGCTTAAAATATTCATCAGCAGCGTCCAGAAGGAGTTTCAACAAGTTCGCAAGGATTTGAAGGCCTTCCTTATGGGAGACGCCTTCCTCCATCGTTTCATTTCTGAAGTCTTCCTCTTTGAGGAGCTTCCCGCCAGGGACCGTCGTGCCGACCATGTCTATCTTGAGCAGGTAAAACGCTGTGACATTTACCTGGGAATTTTCGGCTGTGACTACGGCAATGAGGACAAAGACGGCATCTCTCCCACCGAACGCGAATACGACTACGCTGGTAAACTCGGGAAGACCCGTCTCATATTTGTGTGGGGTACCGATGATAGACAACGGGCCGGCAAAATGAAGATATTGATCCAAAAAGCCGGTAGCGAGCTTATCCGTCGTCGTGTGGAAGATACGAGTGCCTTGACGGCAGAGGTCTATGCCAGTCTGGTGGACTACCTTGACGGCAAAGGAGCGCTCCGGGTCACTCCCTTTGACACCACGCCCTGCGACGATGCTTCTCTTCATCATCTGTCCCGTAAACGTGTCGAGTGGTTTCTGGAAACTGCCCGTAGAGAACGCGCCTTCCCTCTCAAACCCAACACATCTACACACACCTTGCTTACCCACCTCAATCTGATGAAACAGGAAAAACCGACAAACGCCGCCGTTCTTCTTTTCGGAACCAATCCGCAACGATTCCATCGCACCGCTGAGACCAAGTGCATCCACTGTCATGGTACGGAGTACCGTCGTCCCTTTGCCTCTTTACAGGTTTATGGCGGAGACCTCTTCGTACAGGCCGATCAGGCGCTTGATTTCGTTTTGAGCAAGATCAACCGCGCCATCGGCACCCGTGCTGCCGGTATCACCGCACCGGCCACTTATGAACTCCCTCCGGACGCCATAGGAGAGGCGATCGTCAACGCCATTGCCCATCGCGATTACCACAGCAACGCCTCCGTCGAGGTACGTCTCTTCGCCGACCGGCTGGAGGTCTGGAACCCCGGCAGGCTGCCCGGCACACTAACCCTTGATAGCCTGCGTATCGACCATCCATCAGTACCTTATAATCCTCTCATGGCAGAATCGCTCTATCTGACAAGGTACATCGAGAGGGTCGGCTCCGGTACCCAAACCATGATTGAACTGAGCCGGGAGGCCGGTCTACCGGAACCCCAATTTGAGCAACGAAGCGGTTTCTTTGTCGTAACCCTCTGGAGGGATTGGCTGACTGACGAGGTTATTGCGAAGATAGGTCTGAATGAACGACAGTTGCTGGCTGTTGTTCATGTTAAGAGAACCGGGCGGATCGTCAACATCGAATATCAGCAGATTACAGGCGCTGGCCGTAAGACTGCCGGCCGCGATCTTGATGCTCTTGTTGAAAATGGATTGTTTGAACGTGTGGGAGAAAAGCGGGGCACCTTCTATATTCTTAAAGGGCGGAAATGACCCAAGTTTGAGACATATGCCCCATGACACCCTGCTAAGCATATAAGGAACAATTCTTAAGTTTTGAGACAAATATGAGACATATGGGACATGAAGGAATACGATACGAGGATAAAGAGAATGCCGCAGGAATGCCTCATATGACTCAAGAACTGTTTCCTCGGCAGTCGGCAGGCCCTCCACAAAGGGGCCAAAGGGGCCATTTTTTCAAACGCGTCAGGAACCCATCAAACCCGCCACTAATCGGCTCATAAATGGCTTAAATGGCTCAGGGGAAACCCGACATAAATCCGACAAAGCCGACATAAAGGGGACATTTTGGGGACAAAGGGGACATGAGGGTTAGGGTGCGAGAATGAATGGAATGCCTCGGAAATGCCTCAAATGACTCATCGGGAAAGCAGGCAAACTGGACATAAACCAGACAAACAGGACAATCACGACCACGACAATCATAACGACCATTGAAAGCAAGGAAGTATAAATGGCAAAGAAATCCAACAAGCTGACCGTTGAAACTCTCAAGCACGAGGAAGCGACCCGCAAGAACATCCCGACGGTCGAGTATCAGTCGGTCATGGCCAGGGAGGTCGAGAACCCCATCCGCGTCACCCTTGAGCGCGGCGTGGCCGGCCTCGAAGAAGAAAAACAGCGCAGAAATCGCGATCTGGACCCGCAATTGGTTTGGCGCGGCAAAGACGAGCAGGACTGGTCGGATCTGGTGGTTCAGGCCCCGCCCCTTTACATCCAGGAAAAAGTCCATCCCAAGGTGTTGATCGACGATCTGCTGCGCCGCTCCCAGGCTGACAAGAAGGCCGCCGAACCCCAATACGATCTCTTCGCCGATTTCAACGGCCTGCCCAACGAGACCGCCAGGACCGAGTTCTATCAACACGACGCCAATTGGTCCAATGGATAATTTTTATCAAAGGTTTATTTTTTTCATCAGCAAAATCTCTTTTACCTCGTCCCCAATACCATCAGAGTCCGGGCAAGAATTGAGCATCTCTTTGGAATAGGCTCTCCTGATTCCCTGAGCGAACGCTTGAGGAATGGCCGGCTATCGACTTTCTCGATGATCGTGAAGGCGGTCTGTTTACCGCAACGGTTCACCAAAAAAAGACGGCCGGTTCACCAATAAGTTCACCAAAAAGTTCACCAAAAACAGAAGATCAAATTATGGAACTTCTCCGACAAGATAGTGCCATCAACACGGAAGAATTGGGGAAAGCCATTGGTATTTCTAAAAGAGCCGTTTTGAAACAGATCGGGATTCTGAATATGGAAAAAGGTCTTTGAGGACTGCCTGGGGTTAAAGCCCGGAGTTTCTTTGGACAAGCTCCAGGTTTTGAGGAAGGAATCGGGCGGTTATTGGAAATCTGGGCATGGATAAGGCCGGAGTCGTGCCCGGTGCCGTCCTTGGGGCCTATTGGGGTCTGAGTAATATTCCCGAAAAATGTAAGTCTTTTAACCCCCTTTTAAATTGACTTTAAGTGGTGGATATGCTTTATTTTGTTCATCTAAGAGCAACTTTGTTCTAATCAGTAACCCATAAATAAAAGGCTGATCCATGAAGCAGTCCGATAACACCCCCTTTTTAATAAAGGAGATGGGGTTTTTTATTTTGGGCTGGACGATAAAATCGATAACTTATCCCCCCTTATTAAAAGGCTAAACGCTTATGCCGAATCGAACCAGCCTAACGGGTAGTGAACTTTTCATCGTCGATAACAGCGATACCGACTGGAAAGTCGCTCGCTATCTTCATGATTGGTGCCAGATTTCCAAGGCCATCGACATAGCAACGGGCTATTTCGAAATAGGTTCTCTCCTTTCCCTTGAGGACGAATGGCAGAAGGTGGACAAGATTCGGATTCTGATGGGGGATGAGGTCTCCAAACGCACCAGGAATGCCTTTGTCGAAGCCTTGGGAAGGGTCACCAAAAAGCTGGATGACAGTCTGGAGTCTGAAAAAGAAAAAAATGATTTTCTCACCGGCGTTCCCAAAATTGATTATGCCATCCAGCATTCCTCAAACGATCGACTGGTCCATGAAGAACATAGACAAGACTATATTTTTGAAAAAAGATGGGGTATCTGTTTTGGAGCCGGGAAACCGCAACTGCTGAAGCGAACCTCTCGAAAGAAGCACAGGAATTCATTAAAGAACTTTGACCGTTGGAGTAGGGAGAACATCCATTTACGAATGACAGACTTTTTCGGCAAACTCAATGCTAAGCTCCGAGGGTATTACAGCTACTATAGGGATCATTGGGAACTATAAGAGTCTGGCCACATTCTATTATCGGGCGATGAGGATATTATTCAAGCGCCTGAATCGGAGAAGCCAGCGGAAGAGCTACACATGGACGGGATTTAACGAACTTCTGAAACACTTCCGGATAGAGAAACCGCGGATTACCGAAAAGAGATGGTCGAGACAACTGGAGTTGGTCTTTTTGAGAGCAGGGCACCCAAGCGAATAATTCTGAGGAACCCGGTGCGGGAATTCTGCACGCCGGGATCTGTGAGGGGGCAGTCGGGTAACTGGCTGTCCTACCTCGATCCACTCCTCCAAGATCATAAAGGAAAGAAGCGGGTTAATAATTCACCGGTGGGATTGGAAACGCCGGAATTGGATCGGGAAAAAGGCAAGAAGTTTTCTGCCTTTAATCCGCTCTTGGACCCGCATGTAAAAAATCATACCTTGGGAAGCTTGGTGGTGAATTGGATGGGAAGGCCGGTCACACAGAAAAAAAATCTGTATTATGTCCTTGGAAAACAAAATAAGTTATGGAACTTAACACCAACGTCCCACTTTTTTAACCACCATGATTGAACCTAATCCTAATCCCGTTTTCCAGTTCATCAAAGAGGTCGCCATGTATTTCATGGACTTCCTCGAGACCGATTTCCACAAAAGACGTCTGCCAAAAAGAAGCATCCAGTTACACAGCAAAGACAACCTGCTCGTGGGTCTTAGCCTCAACAAATATTCCTCCTTCAATCGCCTCATGTGGGAGACGATTATCAAAAATTTCGACAAAAGCAAATTCAGTTCTCTTCAGAAAGGTGTATACAGGGCAGACGTTCCCAGGAATCTTCTCGATGTCATAACCCTACAGACCAGGAAGATATCTGAAGAGCAAATATCAGAGGTGCTCGACAAAATAGCCGAGAAGGTTGAGCAGGCTGCCACCCTCTTTCCTGAGGATTACGAACGGGCGTCGAGCTATGCGGTCGACAAGGCGTCTGCCATTTTAAAAAAGCATCTTGTTATCCCATTCGTCCAGAAGCTTGAACAACCCCTCCAAACACTGAGCCTTGGGGACGAAAACATCGCTTACCTGATGGAAGAAGAATTGACTGCGGTCCTCGTTCAGCTTATGGAAAGCGCCATATCCGAGACGCTCAAACATGCCATTGCCGGAGAAGAGATTGACGCTAAAGATGCCATCG contains:
- a CDS encoding HTH domain-containing protein, producing MELLRQDSAINTEELGKAIGISKRAVLKQIGILNMEKGL
- a CDS encoding MBL fold metallo-hydrolase: MFLELVEMIQPGGENGNNNIFRLNLPSGREIFGLATENNYGGEWDLGPTWNYIVGPEKPFLVDTGKSGMGLRLLEMMAQIGIQGKALDFVLISHGHEDHDGGLVELVAATGIPVKAHSIYEKLIRNYPEKAPFPFKESFSASCWHCFMPESFTQVHCRGYHQERHALAVESFDRFPFSLDKDILIHHLPGHTPDSLAVQIGEEALIVGDILLPEITPHPTQEKFHELTESLLPAHYTRGALIYGLRAYLESLKRLKEIALRFPQIIVLPGHRLYNRDRWNTIDLKTRIDEVIEHHVQRCGAIVTILQKGPKTAEEVAREHFDPQLLKGFGIKMAENEILSHTELLQFSNDILLQEDGTFVGLGTTHFESLIRKLIGKKRPGSKGKSSIPKPKTQG
- a CDS encoding DUF4062 domain-containing protein, giving the protein MKLKIFISSVQKEFQQVRKDLKAFLMGDAFLHRFISEVFLFEELPARDRRADHVYLEQVKRCDIYLGIFGCDYGNEDKDGISPTEREYDYAGKLGKTRLIFVWGTDDRQRAGKMKILIQKAGSELIRRRVEDTSALTAEVYASLVDYLDGKGALRVTPFDTTPCDDASLHHLSRKRVEWFLETARRERAFPLKPNTSTHTLLTHLNLMKQEKPTNAAVLLFGTNPQRFHRTAETKCIHCHGTEYRRPFASLQVYGGDLFVQADQALDFVLSKINRAIGTRAAGITAPATYELPPDAIGEAIVNAIAHRDYHSNASVEVRLFADRLEVWNPGRLPGTLTLDSLRIDHPSVPYNPLMAESLYLTRYIERVGSGTQTMIELSREAGLPEPQFEQRSGFFVVTLWRDWLTDEVIAKIGLNERQLLAVVHVKRTGRIVNIEYQQITGAGRKTAGRDLDALVENGLFERVGEKRGTFYILKGRK
- a CDS encoding YdbL family protein produces the protein MKKNRMRLIIPLWILSIVMACVTVNVYFPAKEVEKKAGDIVDEIRKKEPSPPTAPSGPQSSLGRLYTLIIQDGTAYAQKEAEVSSPAIQGLKNQIRGRFSRLIPFFQKGAIGEAKNGLVEIRDTGKLSAQEKNDLKPLVEVENRDRRALYQEVARSMNIPSDQIGKVQHIFAEKWQKSSDRGWWIQKEDGQWVQK